The window TCACCCGCCACGGCGCTGGCCGTCGGCTGGCCTCCATCTTCGGCGGCTGCGAGTGGACCGAGTACGACTGGTACGCCGACTTGCCGCCGGGACACGTGATGACGACGGGCTACCAGACCAGCGACGCGGACGCCTCGGCTTGGCGCAAGGCCGACTACACGATCATCCAGGGGAAGAACCTGATCCACAACAAGCTCGCGGACAACCACTGGTTCCAGGAGACCCGCGAGCGCGGCGGCGAGATCGTCGGCGTCTACCCCGACTACTCGCCGACGGTCCAGAAGTGCGACCGCTGGCTCCCGATCAGGCCCGGGTCCGACCCGGCGCTCCCGCTGGGGATGGCCCACGTCATCATCGACGAGGAGCTGTACGACGAGGAGTTCGTCAGGGGATACACCAGCCTCCCGCTGCTGATCCGCGAGGACGACGGGAAGTACCTCCGAGCACACGAGGTGTTCGAGGACGCCGAACCGCCCGAGGACGGCGTCGAGACCGAACCCGGACACCACGTCGAAGCCGGCTGGGGCCAGTTCGTCGTCCTCGGCGAGGACGGCGACCTCCACGCCGTCGACCGCGAGGCGGTCGGCGAGGAGACGCCGGAGACGCCGCAGATCGACGTCGAGACGGAGGTCGAACTGACTGACGGCTCGTCGATCACGGTCCGGTCGGACTTCGCGCGCCAGCGTGACAACATCCTCGAGAACTACTCCCCGGAGGAAGTCGAGGATATCACGACTATCCCGGCCGACAAGCTCCGTCAGACCGCCCGTGAGTTCGCCGACGCCGACCGCGCTCAGTGGTTCACCGGCGAGGGGATCAACCACTGGTTCTACGGCGCGAGCGAAGTCCAGCGCGGCATCTTCCTCGTGCAGGCGATGCTGGGTAACATCGGCGAACGCGGTGCCGGCTACTACAACTACTCCGGGCAGTACAAGATCGAGCTCCTGGACGGTTACCCGACGTACGTCAACCCGGACGGGAACAAGGCCCACGGGATGTATCCCGGCCACGCGTTCGCGTTCTTCGGCGGCGAGACGCTGGACCCCAACGACATCCGGGGCGACTACGGCGAGGACCTCGACCTCGTCCCACGCGGCGACGTCGACGAGCCCGTCATGCCCGAGGGAACGGAGTCGTACACCATGGCGAAGCCGGAGGTGCTGTGGACGATGAACTGCAACCTCCTGAACCAGACCAAACACCAGGAGCACGTCATCGAGAACTTCGTGCGCCACTCCGACACCGCCAACGAGCTGTTCGTGGTGTCGGACATGCACATGACCTACTCCGCGCGGTACGCGGACATCGTGCTCCCGGTTCCCTCCTGGCTGGAATGTGACTACCCCGACATCACGGTCGGTCCGGAGAACCCGTTCGTCCAGATGGACAGCGGCGTGATGGACCCGATCTACGACACGAAGCAGGACGGGGAGGTCGTCGCGATGGTCGCGGAGAAGCTCGACGAGAAGACCACGCCCGAGGAGCGCAACGTCGACTCCTACCGCGAGTACTTCGCCGAGTTCCTCGACGAGGACGGCGACCCGACCCGGTACATCCAGGAGGCGTTCGACTCGGGGATCACCACTCAGGACATCGACGTCGAGGATCTGGAGGACGGGCCCGAGCGCCTCCAGCTCAAGACCTACCCGCGGGTGCCCTTCTACTCGCAGGTCCACGACGACCGACCGTTCTACACCAAGACCGGCCGGATGGAGTTCCACAAGGAGGAGGACCGCTTCCTCGAACTCGGCCGCGACGACATCCACCACTTCGAGAGCCCCGAGGGGACGCCGTACGGCCGCGGTCAGCGCTGGGACGAGGCCAGCGACGAGACGAACGACCTCTACGAGGACGGCAACAAGTTCGCGTACAACACGCCCCACCCGAAGTACCGGACTCACTCCTCGTGGGGGATGACCGACTGGAACCTCATCTGGTCGGCCCGCGACTTCGGGAGCGTCAGCGCCGACCCCGAGGGCACCGAGCGGCTGGTCGACGACTACTCGTTCCCGACCGGCGACGGCGAGAGCGAGGAGGTGGCGCCGCTCGGCGAGCCGTTCGTCGAGATCCACCCGGCGGACGCCGAGAACCTGGACGTGACAAACGGCGACTACGTGAAGATCTCGGGCGAGCGCGGCAGCCTGGTCGTCCGCGCCATGGTCAGCGAGCGCCAGCGGCCGGCCGAGGTCGGCGACGTCGGCCAGCTGACCATCTGGCACGGCTGGTGGGACCAGCAGTTCCCCGAGGAGGACGAGGAGGACCACGCCCACGGCTACAACGTGGCGACCAACATCTGGCTGGACCCGCTGCTCGAGACGGACGAACTCGTCCACAAGCCGACGTTCGGCGACCCGAACGTCAGCGACGTCGTCGACGAGGACGTCGCGTGGCACGGGTCCGCGTTCGCGCAGGGCTACGAGGAGGCGGTGTGGGGCCCGACGGGCGTCGAGCGCGACACGCTCGTGGACGTCGAGAAGTACGAGGAGGCGGACTGGTGGCCCGGCGACGCCCGCCGGGACGACCTGATGCAGGACTACATCGGCGGATCGCTGCAGCCCGGTTCCGCGACCGGAGGTGACGACTGATGGCTGACGTATACAACCCGCAACTCGGCCGCGAGCACAGCTACCCCTACGAGCACCGCGAGGAGGAGCGCGACTACCACTGGGGGATGATCGTCAACGTCAACCGGTGTATCAACTGCAACACCTGCTCCTTTGCCTGCAAGTCCACCTGGACCAGCGGGGAGGGCGAGGAGTACATGTGGTGGATGAACGTCGAGACCGAGCCCTACGGCGGCTACCCCCTCGGCTGGGACATGCGCCTGCTGGAGGACCTCGGCGCCGACGAGACCATCTTCGACGCCGCCGGGGACGGCGAGCAGGTCCGCGGGTACATCGCCGAGAAGGGCGCCTGGGAGTACCCCGCGCTGGGCGACGACCAGGTCCACGGCGAGTACCCCGAGGGCGACGTCGTCGAGTCGGACGTCGAGGAGGGGAAGTACCACGACATGTGGCAGTTCTACCTCCCGCGCCTGTGCAACCACTGCAAGAACCCCGCCTGCCTCGCGGCGTGTCCGCGCCAGGC of the Halomicrobium salinisoli genome contains:
- a CDS encoding molybdopterin-containing oxidoreductase family protein, with translation MTLTRRDFLTAAGTGAVGAMVGGAWGATQATEPITSVDNPLRSYPNRDWEDVYREIYAYDAVDWTVCHPNCTQSCALNFYMKNGVPIRAEQVYHEEEGSPGPGSPGGYEQADVSQHWNPRGCMKGLSLHRRTFEPSRIKYPMVRKGWDPENPNQEGRGEDEFERVSWEEAVDLIAEKMSNLEDSKHFQIFNAIKSDGLFTRHGAGRRLASIFGGCEWTEYDWYADLPPGHVMTTGYQTSDADASAWRKADYTIIQGKNLIHNKLADNHWFQETRERGGEIVGVYPDYSPTVQKCDRWLPIRPGSDPALPLGMAHVIIDEELYDEEFVRGYTSLPLLIREDDGKYLRAHEVFEDAEPPEDGVETEPGHHVEAGWGQFVVLGEDGDLHAVDREAVGEETPETPQIDVETEVELTDGSSITVRSDFARQRDNILENYSPEEVEDITTIPADKLRQTAREFADADRAQWFTGEGINHWFYGASEVQRGIFLVQAMLGNIGERGAGYYNYSGQYKIELLDGYPTYVNPDGNKAHGMYPGHAFAFFGGETLDPNDIRGDYGEDLDLVPRGDVDEPVMPEGTESYTMAKPEVLWTMNCNLLNQTKHQEHVIENFVRHSDTANELFVVSDMHMTYSARYADIVLPVPSWLECDYPDITVGPENPFVQMDSGVMDPIYDTKQDGEVVAMVAEKLDEKTTPEERNVDSYREYFAEFLDEDGDPTRYIQEAFDSGITTQDIDVEDLEDGPERLQLKTYPRVPFYSQVHDDRPFYTKTGRMEFHKEEDRFLELGRDDIHHFESPEGTPYGRGQRWDEASDETNDLYEDGNKFAYNTPHPKYRTHSSWGMTDWNLIWSARDFGSVSADPEGTERLVDDYSFPTGDGESEEVAPLGEPFVEIHPADAENLDVTNGDYVKISGERGSLVVRAMVSERQRPAEVGDVGQLTIWHGWWDQQFPEEDEEDHAHGYNVATNIWLDPLLETDELVHKPTFGDPNVSDVVDEDVAWHGSAFAQGYEEAVWGPTGVERDTLVDVEKYEEADWWPGDARRDDLMQDYIGGSLQPGSATGGDD